GTCTTATCCTTTTTTCTTCAGCAGTGAAGTGCTCGTCCATTGTGGCTCCTCCCCCTCTCTTTGCTCTTGCAGCAGGCCCGTGAGCTTAACAATCGTACGCCGGTATCTTTTTTTGACCGCATCCTGATTCTTGCCCAGAATGACGGCGATTTCGGCAAAGCTCTGCTCTTCAAAAATCCGCAGCACCAGCAGGTTCCGCTCCTCCGCCTTCAGCCGGGAGAGCGCTACAGCAAGCGGTTCATCGAACAAAAAGCGGTCCATCTGCTGCTCCGGGCTTTCTGCATATTTCTGCGGCCGCAGCAGCATGAGCAGCCTTCCTTGCCGCTGGCGCTGGCGGATAACCGCCAGGCAATGGTGATAAGCGATTTTATAGAGCCATGAAGAGAAGCTGACCAGCGGGCGATACTTACCGATATTTTGATAGGCTTTGACCAGAATCTCCTGCACGGCGTCCTCCGCCTCTGCCCCGCTGCCGAGCAGGCGGCTGCAATAACGGTACATCGGCTGCTGAACAGCCTCAACGATCCCCCCGTACTGCTCCACGTCGCCGTTTTGAACCTGAACAACGAGGTGTTCCATTTCATCCAAAATCGTAAAACGCTCCTCTCTTATAGCTAACACTCTTATAAGCACCTGCCCGGGCCAAAAGGGACATTTTGCGCAAAAAAGTGTGAACTGCTCTTATCCCGGACCGGAATCCCGACTGAAAACCGGCAGTGCGGCAAATACTACGCAGACATAGACAATCCTAAGGAGGGATACCCCATGCCAGCGGCCACTAAAGGAACCATTACCATAGACGGGCAGCAAATCAGCATCACCAATCCCGGCAAGCCGCTCTGGCCCGACATGGGCATCACCAAGCAGATCTATCTGCAAAAGCTGGCGGCCCTCTCGCCCTACCTGCTGCGCTATTGCAAGGACCGGCTGCTCACGGTGATCCGCTATCCCCATGGCGTTCCCGGGATGTCCTTCTATCAGAAGAACGCCCCAGAGCCGTTGCCGGAATACGTCCACACGGCGGTGCAGGACAATATCACCTACATTGTGCTGCAGGGTCTGCCGGAGCTGCTCTGGCTGGGCAATCTGGCTGCGCTCGAATTCCATCCCTCCCTCCATTATGCCGGCAGTACACTGCCCTGCGAATGGATGATTGATCTGGACCCTTCGCTTGAGGTCGAACCGCGGATTATGGAAGCTGCTGCTGTGGTAGGGGAAGTGCTGAGATCGCTCGGGATGAACTCGGTTCCCAAAACCTCGGGAGCCACCGGAGTGCAGATCATTGTTCCGGTGGGGCCGGGGGTGACCTTCGATGACCTGCGCCGGATCGGGCACTTCGTAGGCCGTTATGTCACCGAGAAGCGGCCCGATCTCTTCACCCTGGAGCGCCTGAAGAAGCATCGCGGGGATAAAATATACTTCGATTATCTCCAGCATTACGGCGGCAAAACACTCGCTGCCCCTTATACCCCGCGCGCCCGGCCGCTGGCTACCGTCTCCACCCCCCTTCTGTGGGAGGAGGTTGAACGGGGCGTCAAGCCTACAGATTTCAACCTGCTGAATATAGAGGATCGGCTCAGCCGGTTAGGAGATCTGATAGCCAAGGTTCCTCCTCAGCCGGTCGAAGCGATTATTGCCAGGCTTCCCTCAGGACAGCAATAAGCCCGCAAATGCCATTCTCAGGCTGCGGGCTTATCTGGCGTCCAGAATCAGGACGGAAGGTATTATTATATATGGGCATACGGCGCAGCAAGTCAGGACCGCCGTATGGGTTACTCTGTCGTTCGTAAATATACCTTCCTTCGAAGCGTTCCGGCTGAACCGGTTACGCTAATGCTAATGAATTGCTTTTTTCTTGAAGCGGCCGCCCTTAACATCATGGATATTGCCGATTGCGATGAACGCGTCAGAATCCCAATCTTCTACGATAGACTTCAGCTTCGCTTCTTCCAGACGGGTAATGACAAC
The sequence above is a segment of the Paenibacillus sp. FSL R7-0204 genome. Coding sequences within it:
- a CDS encoding RNA polymerase sigma factor, whose product is MEHLVVQVQNGDVEQYGGIVEAVQQPMYRYCSRLLGSGAEAEDAVQEILVKAYQNIGKYRPLVSFSSWLYKIAYHHCLAVIRQRQRQGRLLMLLRPQKYAESPEQQMDRFLFDEPLAVALSRLKAEERNLLVLRIFEEQSFAEIAVILGKNQDAVKKRYRRTIVKLTGLLQEQREGEEPQWTSTSLLKKKG
- the ligD gene encoding non-homologous end-joining DNA ligase, producing MPAATKGTITIDGQQISITNPGKPLWPDMGITKQIYLQKLAALSPYLLRYCKDRLLTVIRYPHGVPGMSFYQKNAPEPLPEYVHTAVQDNITYIVLQGLPELLWLGNLAALEFHPSLHYAGSTLPCEWMIDLDPSLEVEPRIMEAAAVVGEVLRSLGMNSVPKTSGATGVQIIVPVGPGVTFDDLRRIGHFVGRYVTEKRPDLFTLERLKKHRGDKIYFDYLQHYGGKTLAAPYTPRARPLATVSTPLLWEEVERGVKPTDFNLLNIEDRLSRLGDLIAKVPPQPVEAIIARLPSGQQ